The genomic region CGAGCTGAAGAATCCGGACTTTGCCGCCATGTCCAACGCCATGGGCATCCTCGGCATTCGGGTAGAGCAGTCCGAAGACCTCGAGCCAGCCCTGCGCCGCGCCCTGGCCCACGACGGCCCGGTGCTGGTGGATGTGGTCACCGCCACCCAGGAACTGGTGATGCCGCCCAGCATCAAGCTGGAACAGGCCAAGGGCTTCAGCCTGTACATGCTCAAGGCGGTGATGAGCGGGCGCGGTGATGAGGTGATCGAGTTGGCGAAAACCAACTGGCTGCGTTAATAGCGCCGTAGTGGCCGACCATGCGGCCTGACCGCAGATAAAAAAGACCCCGCTTAAATAGCGTAATGCTGTTCACTTAAGCATTTGAGCCCACGCCGGGCTTCCTAGAAAATCCGATACCAGACCTCTGGCATCGGATTTTTTATGTCTGTTCAACAGGACCTGCTTGACCTCGGCGACCTTTTCAACTTCTGCGACCTGAGCACCTTTACCCAAAATATTCCCATTGAGTGGGTAGCGTCTGCGCTGGATCTTTCCAGTCAGGCCACCATTCGCCGGCGTCGCCTGCCCGCTGATCAAGTGCTTTGGTTGGTACTGGGGATGGCGCTATTTCGAGATGAGCCGGTTCACGAAGTGGCCAGACGTTTGAACATCTGCGCCCAAGGCCTGGCTTCTGACCACTTGTTGGCCCGCAGCGGTGTGACCGAGGCGCGAAAGCGGCTCGGTGCCGATCCTGTTGAGTGGCTGTTTCGCAAGACCGGTACTCAATGGGGGGCGGAGCGCTACGACGATGATGCCTGGCACGACCTGCAGGTATTCGCGGTGGACGGTGCACTTTTACGCACTCCGGATACGCCCGAGCTGCGAGATCACTTTGGATCGGGAAACACCCCGAGTGAGCGCCAGACACCGTTTCCCATGCTGCGCCTGGTGGCGCTGATGAATGTGCGTTCGCATGTGATCCTGGATGCTCAATTGAGCCCTTACCGACGCAGTGAAATGCGCTTGGCCGACGAGTTTTTGCAGCAGATTCCCGACCACTCAGTGACGCTGTTCGACAAAGGGTTCTGGGGCGCCGAGCTACTGTCGAGTTTGAGCCGTTCGGGCACCCACCGTCATTGGTTGATCCCGGCAAAAAAAGGACTGGTCTGTGAGGAAGTGGCCCGTTACAGCGTGCATGACCGTTTGGTGCGCATGAAAGTCTCACCGCAGGCCAGAAAGCGAAATCCGGTCCTTCCATCGCACTGGGAGGTACGTGAAGTCAGCTATGAAATACAAGGCAAAGTGAAGACCGTCATGACGTCCTTGCCGGCCGAGACCTACAACACCAAGGCCGTTGCCAAGCTTTATCAGGAACGCTGGGAGATCGAGCTGGGCTTCAGGGACATCAAGAGTTCGATGCAACAGAACGCTATGACCTTGCGCAGCAAAAAAGTCGAGCTGATTTATCAGGAGGTGTGGGGACTTTTGCTGGCTTACAACGTAATTCGTCGGGAAGCCAGTCAGGCAGCGGTGGCGTTTGGCCGAGCGCCCTCGGACATCCGTTTCAAACCGGCTTGTCAGTACATCGCGGTGCAATTGATTGTGATGGCTGCGGCCAACCCGATTTCAGCGACAGGGAGACGATTGGCAGAGTTAAGGGCAGGTATCGGAGGATTGTTTCTGGATCACCGTCCAAGGCCTTCGAGGCCAAGGACGGTGAAGATCTCAAAAACCCGATTTCCAGTAGACCGTAAGGCTGCTCCGCTTAAGTGAACAGCATTACGCTTAAATAGCGGGGTCTTTTTTCGCGCGGCTAATCAACCGTGTTGTTTTTCCACCCACTTCCCGTAGGCATCAATAAACGCCTGCAAGAACGGCTTGGTCTTTTCCGACAGCTTGCCCGACTCGTCGAACACACTGCCCGCCCCGCCCAGGTAGGCTTCCGGCTGTTGCATGCACGGCACGTCAAGGAACACCAGGGATTGGCGCAAATGGTGATTGGCCCCAAAACCACCGATGGCGCCCGGGGACACACTGATCACCGCACCTGGCTTGCCACCCCAGACACTTTGGCCATAAGGCCGCGAACCGACGTCAATTGCGTTCTTCAATACACCCGGCACCGAGCGGTTGTATTCGGGGGTCACAAACAGCACCGCGTCGGATGAACGCACGTGTTGACGGAAAGTACTGTAGGCTGCCGGCGGTGAAGCGCCTTCAAGGTCCTCGCTGTAGAGCGGCAAATCGCCAATTTCGACAATGTTCAATTTGAGGTTGGCGGGCGCCAACTCAGCCAATGCCAGGGCGACCTTGCGGTTGATCGACTCTTTTCTCAAGCTGCCGACCAGTACGGCAATCGTGTAGACCTTGCTCATTGGGGTTTCCCGATTTCTGACTAAGGAGCTTGTAGTTATAGAGCCTGCGCGACGCTATCACCAGCGCGTTTTTGCAATCCCAAGGACGTTTACACCGCAAATGGACTTGTAAGTAATGTCTGAAAAAGTCAACGAATAGTATTTTTTTTCAATAGGTAAACTACCCCGCTCTCCTACGGTCTACAGAACCGCAAATCGAGTGTTTATCTCCAGAGGTTCTAAACAGATGGCAGCAGTACTTGTCGGACAGTTCCATGCCAGAGACGCGGAAGGTCGCGTTTATTCGGTGCATGAGTTCCAGGAATCCAACCCGCCCCTCGACGGCCTGGCTGGATCGGCGCCCACCACCACCTACAAGCTGGCCATTGGCGACCGCGTAGAAAAACTGGATGGCGATGAGTTCAGGCTGATTCAGTCGGGCACTATCATCACCCGCGAATCCGCAACGATCCACGCTTCATAAGACGTTATTCCCCATAGGCGATATCAACATTATCGCCGACGCCTCCCAGTGTCCGGTCCTTGCCGAACGAGAACAGATCAAAGTTGGTTTTGGCCTGGCTGGGAGGATAGTGGTACTGATAGGCCACGCCCCAGGGGTCTGTCAGCATGTCCTCATCCTTTAGATAGGGCCCCCGCCACTTCCCTTCCCCCGCTGGCTGAACCGTCAACACCGCCAGACCCTCGTCGTCGGTAGGATAACGCCCTACATCCTGATGAAATTGCTCGACCGCCTTGCCCAGCACTTTCAGCTGTACCTTGGCCGTGGCGATTTCGGTTTGAGTCACGTCGCCAAAGATCCGCGGCCCAACTGCAATCACCAGCACACCGACAACCAGCACGGCCACCAGCAGATCCCACAACGAAAATCCGCGCGTGTGTGTTTTACCGAGCATCGATAAGGCTCCCCGTGGATCCTTTGGTTGATACGCCCTTTATATGACCTGTTGGTTGCAGGCGCCAAGGGACTTGACCGTGCAAGTCTAGTTGGGCCGCTGCCGTGGCGGGTCTTTTTTCCACACCCGGGCCTGAGCCATTGAATCCACGTCGCGCTGAACATAGACTCCGGCCATGCGTTTACGTCATATCGAAGTCATTCAAGCGATTTTACAGACCGGACACCTCGGCACTGCCGCCGAATGGTTGCAACTGCCCGTGGCCGATGTGGACGCGACGCTCAAGGATGCCGAGCTGCAATTGGGTTTCATGCTGTTCGCCAGTGTGCGCGGACGCTTGCAGGCCACCCGGGAAACC from Pseudomonas yamanorum harbors:
- the gspG gene encoding type II secretion system major pseudopilin GspG, whose protein sequence is MLGKTHTRGFSLWDLLVAVLVVGVLVIAVGPRIFGDVTQTEIATAKVQLKVLGKAVEQFHQDVGRYPTDDEGLAVLTVQPAGEGKWRGPYLKDEDMLTDPWGVAYQYHYPPSQAKTNFDLFSFGKDRTLGGVGDNVDIAYGE
- a CDS encoding NADPH-dependent FMN reductase, with protein sequence MSKVYTIAVLVGSLRKESINRKVALALAELAPANLKLNIVEIGDLPLYSEDLEGASPPAAYSTFRQHVRSSDAVLFVTPEYNRSVPGVLKNAIDVGSRPYGQSVWGGKPGAVISVSPGAIGGFGANHHLRQSLVFLDVPCMQQPEAYLGGAGSVFDESGKLSEKTKPFLQAFIDAYGKWVEKQHG
- a CDS encoding IS4 family transposase, giving the protein MSVQQDLLDLGDLFNFCDLSTFTQNIPIEWVASALDLSSQATIRRRRLPADQVLWLVLGMALFRDEPVHEVARRLNICAQGLASDHLLARSGVTEARKRLGADPVEWLFRKTGTQWGAERYDDDAWHDLQVFAVDGALLRTPDTPELRDHFGSGNTPSERQTPFPMLRLVALMNVRSHVILDAQLSPYRRSEMRLADEFLQQIPDHSVTLFDKGFWGAELLSSLSRSGTHRHWLIPAKKGLVCEEVARYSVHDRLVRMKVSPQARKRNPVLPSHWEVREVSYEIQGKVKTVMTSLPAETYNTKAVAKLYQERWEIELGFRDIKSSMQQNAMTLRSKKVELIYQEVWGLLLAYNVIRREASQAAVAFGRAPSDIRFKPACQYIAVQLIVMAAANPISATGRRLAELRAGIGGLFLDHRPRPSRPRTVKISKTRFPVDRKAAPLK